The following are from one region of the Alicyclobacillus fastidiosus genome:
- a CDS encoding APC family permease, giving the protein MFELKRANFTAHGFAPFGFSGIETAISTGGVMFAYLGLQPIVSVASEAKNPQRTVPVALIVSVILSAIVYVLLQVAFVGAIPGGNLAGGWHDIARQFSLPFRDLAVTLGIGWLAILIVLDAIVSPSGSANIFMNSSSRIVFGWAKNGTLFKIFGRINARTGIPRPALWLSFFLSIFWTLPFPSWGALIGVVSDALVLTYALAPISAYAFRKNAPEVDRPFYLKGMHVIGPIAFIIASLIVYWTGWTVDSWLLGSQLVMFVLYLCAYRWVPKRQVSFAQQLKSSWWLVFYYAAIVIVSKLGDFGGIAWIPGVWDQVMIAVIAVITYYWGGHTGLPKAMLDEDEIDEGLDS; this is encoded by the coding sequence TTGTTCGAATTGAAACGCGCGAATTTTACGGCACACGGGTTTGCGCCATTCGGATTCTCTGGCATCGAGACGGCGATTTCCACTGGTGGAGTGATGTTCGCCTACCTGGGTCTGCAGCCGATCGTGTCGGTGGCGAGCGAGGCCAAAAACCCGCAGCGGACCGTGCCTGTAGCATTGATTGTCTCGGTCATTCTGTCGGCGATCGTCTACGTGTTGCTGCAAGTTGCTTTTGTCGGTGCGATTCCAGGGGGCAACCTAGCGGGAGGTTGGCACGATATCGCACGGCAATTTAGCCTTCCCTTTCGCGATCTCGCCGTGACTCTCGGCATCGGCTGGCTGGCTATTCTAATTGTCCTCGATGCGATCGTGTCTCCGAGTGGGTCAGCCAACATTTTCATGAACTCCTCGTCGCGAATTGTATTTGGCTGGGCAAAAAACGGGACACTGTTCAAGATCTTTGGTAGAATCAACGCAAGGACTGGGATTCCGCGGCCAGCACTGTGGCTCTCGTTTTTCCTTTCGATCTTCTGGACACTGCCGTTTCCGTCTTGGGGCGCGCTCATCGGGGTAGTATCCGATGCGTTGGTCCTGACGTACGCTCTGGCGCCGATTTCGGCGTACGCGTTTCGTAAGAACGCACCGGAGGTCGACCGTCCTTTCTATTTAAAGGGAATGCACGTCATCGGTCCGATCGCGTTCATCATTGCCAGTCTCATCGTGTATTGGACTGGATGGACGGTGGATTCATGGTTGCTCGGTTCACAGTTAGTCATGTTTGTGCTGTACTTGTGTGCCTATCGCTGGGTACCAAAACGACAAGTTTCATTTGCGCAGCAGTTGAAATCTTCGTGGTGGTTGGTATTCTATTATGCAGCGATTGTGATTGTATCGAAACTCGGGGATTTCGGGGGCATCGCGTGGATCCCAGGTGTGTGGGACCAGGTGATGATCGCCGTGATTGCAGTGATCACATATTATTGGGGCGGACATACGGGACTGCCCAAAGCGATGCTCGACGAAGATGAGATTGATGAAGGACTGGATTCTTAG
- a CDS encoding ABC-F family ATP-binding cassette domain-containing protein: MNILSAEQMTKRYGEKVLLDDVTFGIDAADKIGLIGVNGTGKSSLLKILAGLDEPDSGTVTLGGGVRVHYLPQDPQFDEDGTVLEQVFYGDLPVMRLLRAYEDTLNQLQQNPGSAALQKQLIRLQAQMDESDSWNLEHEAKTILTQLGLIDMHSKVGTLSGGQRKRVAMARALIQPSDLLVLDEPTNHIDNETVAWLESYLSRRKGALFMVTHDRYFLDRVVNRIFELHNGHLYTYQGNYEAFLEAKMAREEAARATEEKRQNFLRNEIEWVRKGPRARGTKQKARTDRYYEILEQTPEATEETVAISTASTRLGKSVVELQQVAKAFGDKPIVNGFDYIVQRTDRIGIIGPNGAGKSTLLKMIAGMELPDSGEVRIGSTVKMGYFAQEHEAVDGDTRVIDVIREEAEYVETADGERIRATQMLERFLFPASLQWTPVAKLSGGERRRLVLLKTLMSAPNVLLLDEPTNDLDIPTLSVLESYIDDFAGAVIAVSHDRYFLDRVADKIFALDGRGNIEVYFGNYTDYLERVGSRTDAADSVPLSPDRRVESKNHTRVRDTLKFTFKEQKEYDEIEGLIEKAEKALEDVSKQMEVHAADHVRLQELFAEQQACEAELEHLLERWTYLSELAEEIERSKDK; encoded by the coding sequence ATGAACATATTATCGGCAGAACAAATGACAAAGCGGTACGGCGAAAAAGTACTACTCGACGACGTTACGTTTGGCATTGACGCGGCGGACAAAATTGGGCTCATCGGGGTCAATGGCACAGGGAAGTCGAGTCTGTTAAAGATCCTCGCGGGTCTCGATGAACCAGATTCAGGCACTGTCACGCTCGGTGGCGGCGTGCGGGTGCACTATTTACCTCAAGACCCACAGTTTGACGAAGACGGGACCGTGCTTGAGCAGGTTTTCTATGGAGATTTGCCTGTGATGCGGCTGCTTCGAGCGTATGAAGACACGTTGAATCAACTGCAGCAGAACCCGGGATCTGCAGCTTTACAAAAGCAATTGATCCGCCTGCAGGCGCAGATGGACGAGTCGGACTCCTGGAATCTCGAGCACGAGGCAAAGACGATTCTGACGCAGTTAGGGCTCATCGATATGCACAGCAAAGTCGGGACGTTGTCTGGCGGTCAACGCAAGCGTGTGGCCATGGCGCGCGCACTGATTCAGCCGTCCGATTTACTGGTTCTCGACGAGCCGACGAACCACATTGACAATGAGACGGTGGCGTGGCTCGAGAGCTATCTCTCGCGGCGCAAGGGAGCCCTGTTTATGGTGACGCACGACAGGTACTTCCTCGATCGCGTCGTCAATCGGATCTTCGAGCTTCACAATGGCCATCTGTACACCTACCAAGGCAATTACGAGGCGTTTCTGGAAGCGAAGATGGCGCGGGAAGAGGCTGCGCGCGCCACAGAAGAGAAGCGCCAGAATTTCCTTCGCAATGAGATCGAGTGGGTCCGCAAAGGTCCAAGGGCGCGCGGGACAAAGCAGAAGGCCCGCACGGACAGGTATTATGAAATCTTGGAGCAAACCCCGGAGGCCACTGAGGAGACAGTGGCTATCTCGACCGCGTCCACGCGCCTTGGCAAGTCGGTCGTCGAACTGCAACAGGTGGCGAAGGCGTTCGGCGATAAGCCAATCGTGAACGGCTTTGACTATATCGTTCAACGTACGGACCGAATCGGCATCATCGGCCCAAACGGTGCAGGAAAGTCGACGCTGTTGAAGATGATAGCCGGCATGGAGCTCCCGGACAGCGGTGAGGTACGCATCGGATCGACTGTGAAAATGGGCTATTTCGCGCAGGAACACGAGGCGGTGGACGGCGACACGCGCGTTATTGACGTCATTCGCGAGGAGGCGGAGTACGTCGAGACGGCAGACGGGGAACGCATCCGGGCTACGCAGATGCTCGAGCGATTTTTGTTTCCGGCGAGCCTGCAGTGGACGCCTGTCGCCAAGTTGTCCGGTGGCGAGCGCCGTCGGCTCGTTTTGTTGAAAACGCTGATGTCGGCGCCAAACGTGCTCCTGCTCGACGAGCCGACCAACGATCTCGACATCCCGACCTTGTCCGTTCTCGAATCGTATATCGACGATTTTGCGGGGGCCGTGATCGCTGTTTCGCACGACAGGTACTTTTTGGACAGGGTTGCGGACAAGATCTTCGCCCTTGACGGGCGCGGCAACATCGAGGTTTATTTCGGCAATTATACGGATTACCTGGAACGCGTCGGGTCGCGTACGGATGCAGCCGATTCTGTGCCGCTAAGTCCAGACAGGCGCGTAGAGTCAAAAAATCACACCAGGGTCCGAGATACGCTCAAATTCACGTTTAAGGAACAGAAAGAATACGACGAAATTGAAGGGCTCATCGAGAAAGCGGAGAAGGCCCTCGAAGATGTCAGCAAGCAGATGGAAGTTCACGCGGCGGACCACGTTCGTCTTCAGGAACTGTTCGCAGAGCAGCAGGCGTGCGAAGCGGAACTCGAACATCTGTTGGAGCGATGGACGTATCTGAGCGAATTGGCCGAGGAAATTGAGCGCAGCAAGGACAAGTAG
- a CDS encoding solute carrier family 23 protein yields MRSFVRAIPLSFQHVFAMFGATVLVPFLTGLDPGSTLVASGVGTIIFHLITRGKVPTYLGSSFAFIAPLTLFVSKQHAPGQAVTGLISVSIVYGILSLVIASIGVARVRKAIPPVVVGPVVAIIGLSLAQTAIQSEASTHWDVAIVSLLAAILASLVGPKQMRLIPILFGIVIGYVYSIIRGGLVDFSGVRTASWVQLPHFQAPSFSWSVILAMAPIALVTFVEDLGHMFVLTEITEKDVVKNPGFSSILLGNGVATFVSALLGGPAQTTYAENLGVLAMTRQFSSRIIQGAAVIAIILGLLGKFGALIHSIPTAVMGGIGILLYGMIAAMGIRHMIEEKVNLANMKNLIIVAVIFIVGVGYANNGIAYATIAGLLIYWLIPNLGNKTEK; encoded by the coding sequence TTGAGGTCGTTTGTTCGTGCAATTCCGCTATCGTTTCAGCACGTGTTTGCCATGTTTGGCGCCACCGTGCTCGTTCCCTTTCTGACCGGACTCGATCCCGGTTCAACCCTCGTCGCCAGTGGCGTCGGCACAATCATTTTCCACTTGATCACCCGCGGCAAGGTCCCTACTTACTTGGGTTCATCCTTCGCATTCATCGCGCCGCTCACCCTGTTCGTAAGCAAACAGCACGCACCTGGACAAGCTGTTACAGGACTTATCAGCGTCTCTATTGTATACGGCATTTTATCACTCGTCATCGCGAGCATCGGCGTAGCGCGGGTTCGCAAAGCGATCCCGCCTGTCGTCGTCGGCCCGGTTGTGGCCATCATCGGTCTGTCGCTCGCTCAAACCGCAATTCAATCAGAGGCGTCGACGCATTGGGATGTGGCAATCGTCAGTCTGTTGGCGGCCATCCTCGCGTCGCTGGTCGGCCCAAAACAAATGCGGCTCATTCCGATTTTGTTCGGGATCGTCATCGGCTACGTGTACTCCATCATCCGCGGCGGACTCGTGGACTTCAGTGGCGTACGCACTGCGTCGTGGGTTCAGTTGCCACATTTTCAGGCACCATCCTTCAGTTGGTCGGTGATCCTGGCGATGGCTCCCATCGCGCTCGTCACGTTTGTCGAAGACCTCGGACACATGTTCGTGCTCACCGAGATCACCGAAAAGGACGTCGTGAAGAACCCTGGCTTCTCGTCGATTCTCTTGGGTAACGGGGTAGCGACTTTCGTGTCCGCCCTCTTAGGTGGCCCGGCTCAGACCACCTACGCGGAAAATCTCGGCGTGTTGGCGATGACGCGCCAGTTTTCCAGCCGCATCATTCAAGGTGCAGCAGTCATTGCCATCATTCTCGGCCTACTCGGGAAGTTCGGTGCGCTCATCCACTCCATCCCCACGGCTGTGATGGGGGGCATCGGCATTCTCCTCTATGGCATGATCGCCGCCATGGGCATCCGCCACATGATTGAGGAGAAAGTGAACCTCGCCAACATGAAAAACCTCATCATCGTGGCCGTCATCTTTATCGTGGGTGTCGGCTACGCCAATAATGGCATCGCCTACGCGACCATCGCGGGACTCCTGATTTACTGGTTGATTCCGAACCTGGGAAACAAAACCGAGAAATAA
- a CDS encoding MFS transporter, translated as MKTALLKLRAFYLVTGLSGGILVPYLSLLFEHNGFTSGTVGLIMAIGTFVSVLTQPLWGIIVDKFQFTRLTLAMSATVPGILAVVFDVKWLWVVVFANAVWNIFSSPQTPTADAYAVTSAAKTGTSYGSIRLFGSLGFALGGYVSGEYLAHEPLTSIWLPYIVISLLGGAIALMLPKNDVRFASRVPIRDGISALLRDRRFIFFLVGGFLVSQTLTAFNTYFALTFQAMGGSFALTGVAFFIASATNVPAMLVARFVIDRIGRETTLLIASFAYVLRWGVQAFLPIPWVAIAIQVLHGVSFGFYYVSAVGFVYQSAEKDLQTTAQSIFGMICTGLAGIVGNLLNGYLIHDGGPFVMYLSCTISSLLGSLCFFYVLRLGRTNRVTIAPETGRRLDQN; from the coding sequence GTGAAAACCGCCCTGCTCAAACTTCGCGCGTTTTATCTGGTGACGGGGTTGTCAGGGGGAATTCTGGTTCCATACCTATCCTTGCTCTTCGAACACAATGGATTCACAAGTGGAACCGTGGGGCTAATCATGGCCATCGGCACATTTGTCTCGGTACTCACGCAACCGCTGTGGGGCATCATCGTCGATAAATTTCAATTTACCCGATTGACGCTCGCCATGAGCGCAACCGTTCCAGGTATCCTCGCCGTCGTCTTCGACGTGAAGTGGCTTTGGGTGGTCGTGTTCGCCAACGCCGTGTGGAACATCTTCTCCTCTCCCCAGACGCCTACCGCAGACGCGTACGCGGTCACCAGCGCTGCCAAAACAGGTACCTCTTATGGCTCGATTCGGCTGTTTGGCAGTCTCGGGTTTGCGCTGGGCGGATACGTCAGCGGAGAATACCTCGCGCACGAGCCGCTGACATCCATTTGGCTCCCCTACATCGTCATCTCCCTGCTCGGGGGCGCCATCGCGTTGATGCTCCCGAAAAACGACGTCCGTTTCGCCAGCAGGGTGCCTATCCGCGATGGCATCTCGGCTTTGCTGCGGGATCGGCGATTCATCTTCTTTCTCGTTGGCGGGTTTTTAGTGAGTCAAACTCTGACGGCGTTCAACACATATTTTGCGCTCACCTTTCAGGCGATGGGTGGTTCCTTCGCCCTGACCGGCGTAGCCTTTTTTATCGCATCGGCAACCAACGTTCCTGCAATGCTGGTAGCTCGTTTTGTAATCGATCGAATTGGCCGCGAGACGACGCTTCTCATCGCCTCGTTTGCCTACGTACTGCGCTGGGGCGTACAAGCGTTTCTCCCCATCCCCTGGGTCGCCATCGCCATTCAAGTCCTGCACGGCGTATCCTTCGGATTTTATTACGTATCTGCCGTAGGCTTCGTGTATCAATCGGCGGAAAAGGACCTGCAGACGACGGCGCAAAGCATCTTTGGGATGATCTGTACCGGTTTGGCAGGCATCGTAGGCAATCTGCTGAACGGATATCTCATCCACGATGGAGGACCTTTTGTCATGTACTTGTCGTGTACAATCAGCTCCCTTCTCGGGTCACTCTGCTTCTTTTATGTACTCCGGCTCGGGCGCACCAATCGTGTCACGATTGCACCCGAGACCGGACGACGGTTAGATCAAAACTGA
- a CDS encoding chorismate mutase produces the protein MTEETWASGIGAYRAEIDGIDEKVIEAIALRFAAARKIAELKSKWEKPVVQTERALQVEQSYIELGSNFSLSKDFMSRLYHLIHEETCRVEADIVHLQQQIEGHGEEIG, from the coding sequence GTGACAGAAGAGACGTGGGCTAGTGGCATTGGAGCGTACAGAGCGGAGATTGATGGGATCGACGAAAAGGTGATTGAAGCCATCGCCTTGCGCTTTGCTGCCGCGAGAAAAATCGCAGAGTTGAAGAGCAAATGGGAGAAGCCTGTCGTGCAGACGGAGCGAGCTTTGCAGGTCGAGCAGTCTTACATCGAGCTCGGCAGCAACTTCTCGTTGAGCAAAGACTTTATGTCGCGCCTCTACCACTTGATTCACGAAGAGACGTGTCGCGTGGAAGCGGATATCGTTCACCTGCAGCAACAGATCGAGGGCCATGGCGAAGAAATCGGTTAG
- a CDS encoding SDR family oxidoreductase, translating into MGFPPQQQSQPGMESAMVPRPIFDNPNYKAAGKLEQKVAIITGGDSGIGRAVAVAFAKEGADVVISYLNEHADALETQRVVERYGGRCVLVPGDIGERVQCLRIVKEAMVCFGRIDVLVNNAGVQFVADDLLDIEDAQLEYTFRTNIFSQFMLTKAVLPQLRPGSSIINTASITAYRGEPQLIDYSSTKGAIVSFTRSLARSLATSGIRVNGVAPGPIWTPLIPASFTPDRIAKFGDDTPMKRAGQPYELAPAYVFLACDDSSYMTGQMLHINGGTIVNG; encoded by the coding sequence GTGGGTTTTCCACCACAACAACAGTCACAACCAGGGATGGAATCGGCCATGGTTCCGCGGCCCATCTTTGACAATCCGAACTACAAAGCTGCGGGGAAGCTCGAACAGAAGGTGGCAATCATCACTGGCGGAGATAGTGGAATTGGTCGCGCTGTCGCCGTCGCGTTCGCAAAAGAGGGCGCAGATGTCGTCATTTCATACTTGAATGAGCACGCTGACGCCCTCGAGACGCAACGGGTCGTCGAGCGATATGGCGGTCGTTGCGTGTTGGTTCCAGGTGATATCGGAGAGCGCGTTCAGTGTTTGCGAATTGTCAAGGAAGCGATGGTGTGCTTTGGGCGGATCGACGTACTGGTCAACAATGCAGGTGTGCAATTTGTGGCTGACGACCTGTTGGACATCGAAGATGCGCAGCTTGAATATACCTTTCGAACGAATATCTTTTCTCAGTTCATGCTGACGAAAGCGGTGTTGCCACAGTTACGGCCTGGCAGTTCGATCATCAACACCGCTTCCATCACCGCCTACCGCGGGGAACCGCAATTGATCGACTACTCGTCGACGAAGGGCGCGATCGTCTCGTTCACGCGCTCGCTGGCGCGCTCCTTGGCGACGTCCGGTATCCGGGTGAACGGTGTGGCGCCTGGACCGATCTGGACACCTCTGATCCCAGCTTCGTTTACGCCTGACCGAATTGCCAAATTTGGTGATGATACGCCGATGAAACGGGCGGGGCAACCGTACGAGTTGGCGCCGGCCTACGTTTTTCTTGCCTGTGACGATTCGTCCTATATGACGGGGCAAATGCTGCACATCAATGGGGGGACGATTGTCAACGGCTAG
- the msrA gene encoding peptide-methionine (S)-S-oxide reductase MsrA, with product MSDTVAGKSSVATFAGGCFWCMVKPFDQWPGIKKVVSGYTGGTVEHPTYEEVCSESTGHYEAVQITFDPDVISYDELLDIYWRQIDPTDAGGQFYDRGPSYQTAIFYHDEDQRLRAEASKRRLAETGRFSKPIATKILAAKPFYEAEEYHQDYYRRNPAHYNRYRQASGRDRFIEHHWEDSPREL from the coding sequence ACAGTGGCTGGCAAATCTTCCGTGGCCACCTTCGCCGGTGGCTGCTTTTGGTGCATGGTGAAGCCGTTTGACCAGTGGCCGGGGATCAAGAAGGTCGTTTCCGGCTACACAGGAGGGACGGTAGAACATCCGACTTACGAAGAGGTCTGTTCGGAATCGACGGGCCATTACGAAGCGGTTCAAATCACATTTGATCCGGATGTCATCTCGTACGATGAATTGCTTGACATCTACTGGCGGCAAATCGATCCTACGGATGCGGGAGGGCAGTTCTACGATCGGGGTCCATCCTATCAAACTGCCATTTTTTATCACGACGAAGATCAGCGGCTTCGCGCCGAGGCCTCGAAGCGCCGACTCGCGGAGACTGGGCGCTTTTCGAAGCCAATTGCCACAAAGATTTTAGCGGCGAAGCCGTTTTACGAGGCGGAGGAGTATCATCAGGACTACTATCGCCGAAATCCTGCACATTACAATCGGTACCGCCAGGCTTCTGGGCGGGACAGGTTTATCGAGCACCATTGGGAAGACTCACCCAGAGAGCTGTAG